The genomic stretch CATGTTTGCTGCTTCCTTTCTTCAGGGGCATCACAAGCTAATATTTTGGAAAAGGGCAGTGAACATTGGATCCTCACTTCTTGTGTCTGCTCCTTTTGGGTTCCCCGATGACATATCTCCCATCAATGACATAGGTCCCCACTGTCCCACTGGAAAAGGTGAGGGTACACACATGAATGAGGGATGTCCAAAGAAGCTTCCTTGAACTATAACCAGACAATACAAGGGCAGATATAGTTAGTTATCAAGCTTACTCATACTACCTGAAATATTTCAGAGGCAATGAATGTGAGGGAATAATACCTGTCGATGTTACCTTATTACCTGGGCTGTGAAAGGTAGCCATGCCCTGTTCCATCAACAAAGGAATTCAGCAAATGAGGCCCTGCAACAAGTGGCACAACTGACAAATGATATAAGCAAAAACAATATGTACTGACCATTGACATCAGATAGAACACAAGTTTTGGTTTACATCAACTTCTTTGTGTGACTCAGACAAATATGATTGCAGTAGGTTAAGGAAAAGTAGGCTCCCGACCTCGGATCCAATCTGAAGTTACATCTACTAGCTTTCTTCATACTCCACAGTTTTGACACCAACCCAACAAACAAATAAACACACATGAATATGAAAAGAAAGTCTTGTTACAAACAGCCAGCTTTCCTGTTGTTGTGCATGAAGGGGGCAGGGCAGCCCATAATTATGACAACACAAAGTAACCAAACCGGGAAAGCTTCAAGAATTCTGTACTAACGCTATAAGCATCACCTTAAGCGTGCAGGTGGCAGATCCATGAATAATTATGCTCCTACTTACACAGGATTATTAAAAGTAGCAGACTCCAAATCCCCCCCTAAAGTTAGCTGCTTACCTCCAGTTTATGCTGAGTTAGTCTGATTAAGAAAAATAGCTGCGATTATCGACAAATTGAGTTCACTTCCTTAGCATTAGACCTCCACCCTCCACCAGATGTTATCATCAGAAACATCATGTGACTTCTCCAGCGCTGCAACTTTAGCCCTGTGACTTCCAGCCATGGTGCTTCTCCCCCTCTCTGCTTGAGGTGGTAGCTCACGGGCTTCACTGACTGATCCATCTTTTTTTACATCAGCTGGAGGAATGAAACAGTCCATCGAGAGACCTGGGACATTAAAGGCTACTTCTTCGATGCTCCAAGCTTCCTCCATTCTTGTCTTTGTATGGCTCATGGCCACTTCACCAAACCGGAAAAGGGTGACCACCGAATGCCCTGAATGGGCGATCATCATGCCCTCAACAGGGCGGTAGTCATGAATTCTGGAGTTGATGGTGGTCTCCCAATACACAGCATCACCTCCAGCACTCGACTGGATTCGAGTGAGATGTGAGTCTTCCATACAAGTAAGAAGCCCAGTCTTCTGGCTGAAGTAACCAAAGAAGACATGCCTAATGATCTCTACAGAACCTTCACTCCTAGCCTTCAGTGTCTGTGGATCTGCACAGAGCTTGAGGATGAAGCAATCTTCTCCATCGATCTTCGTCTCCCCAATGCACTGTGCATCAGCAAACACGTTCACGACGGCCAAAGGATCAAGACCCTACAAAGTCATCATCGCCAATAAGAATTAGTTTATCCTGAGCATAAACAGAATTTAAGCATCCTAGATAGATAGACTGAGATGGTAGCTTATGCTACATCAATTGCTTCTGCACCTGGAGTGCTCGACGGAGGGGTCGAACAGAGCCCGTGGCAGCATGGGCACCAAGCCAGGGAGTGTGGCGCCAAACAAGCTTGCCATTGCAACCAGCATGGACCTTGCTGCCACCGATGGCAAGTTCGACGTACCACATGTCCGGTGCCATCTGCCAGAGGACAAATCCACCAGACTCTGCATCCTTGGGTGAACAGCGATTTTTGATGACCCTAGACGCCGTTTCAAACTCGGATACCACCATCGTCACCTTCCCCATTGCATATGAATTTCTGATGGAGCTCAGAAGCTTCAGCCCACCTGTTGCCGCTGTGTACTGCTGTAGTATGTATTGAGCTGTCGATGTTTCCTACCACAGACCATCATCAAAATTCCACCAACTTGAAACACTCTGACATGAAAATTGCATATGTAGAATAGCAGCAGTTGAATGCATAAATGttggaaatcactagcatttatAGCTACCACCCAATGGAAGAGAATCGACAGACATACATGCCACTAAAGGAAGAAACTCACAATGGGAGTGTCCTTGATGCTGAGTGGAGGGAGCGAGTTGGTGGGGGAGACGTGGACGGGGGCCAGAGGCGCCCCCATGACGCCGAGGAGGAAGCGGAGGTCCGAGCTACGGCAGGAGGCGGATGGGGCACGAGAGAGCTGCCCCTTCACCCACCGCCCCCACCCTTCCTTCCTGCGCCCCAAGTCGTCCCCCTCCGGCCCCTCCGCCAGCGGCGCCAGGCTCCCGGACGCCGGGACCAACAACTCATCCGGAAACCCCCGCGGCGGCTGGCGTCTCCACCGTCGAGGGAGGAGCAGCTCCGCCACCGTCGACGGGTTCTCCGACCTCGACCTCCCCGGCGACAGCCCCCGCGCCACCTCCTCCCGCAGCGCCGAGAAGAACCCTTGTTTCCTCTCCATCCGTtcccaaaaccctaaccctaatgatAGAAGAGCGAGCGATGGAGGCGGACGCGAATGCTAAAAGGGAGAAGACACGCACCGACTCGCTTAGTGATCTCCAAACAGGAAGCCGGAGACGAGGACAGGGACTAAAATTCGATTATTCTTCTTTTGGAGGGTCGAGAAGCAGAAAGAGGAAGGCCGAGGCGGTGCGAGAGcgcagtggaagaagaagaagaagaagaagaagaagaagaggaagaggaggaaaagaaggcGAAAAGAACGAACGCGCCGTCGGTAGTGGTGGGAACGGGATGTAGTCGTGGAATAAAGGAAAAGAGAGGGGGATAAAAGTCAAAAAGGAAAAGCTCGAATTAAAAAAGGAGCAGGTGAGATTACCGCTGACACGGTATCGACAGTTTCACGGTCGATTCGGGGATTTTTGACGAGGGGGGATGCGGTGCGATGGCATACGGACGGTTACCGAAACCGAGATCACCGCGACGGGCCCATCAAACGGCGTTGTTGATGAGGGCCGATCCGAACTTTTGGCCTCTTGGCACCGCAAAAGCGGGAGGTGAGCTGACGCTGCGGTCACCAGAACTGAGATTAACGGCGCGTCGTAGGCCAAGACGGTCACGGTGGCTCCGATAACCGGCGAAAGCACCTCCGATAGGTTTTTGAGATTTTAGTTGGCCACGTATCGGACGGTAATCTGACTGTCCCTCACCAAATCGGAGTGACGGTTCAGTCCGTTTGAGTCACGTGGTCGCTTGTGCacggcagcagcgtttctttcatcCACAAGAAGAAGAACGCCCTTCTTCGTTGGAGATACAAACAACAAATCATGCAGCCTTTTCCTTCACTCACTTTTTAATGCTCGGATACTGTTTAACGGTAAGGAAGAAAGAAGTTGTTAATATGTATAGAATTATTTGAGATGAACATAAGTGTAAGTATAGAAGTTTTTAATTCGATCATAATAATTCGAGGTACATTAGTATAAgcataaatagttaaaaaataactgttctttttattatgttgaagataaatttttatatatgattGAATATTCTACACGAAGCAGTTTCTAACCGTCTCTAATAATATTCCTTTTGTCTTTTATTCACGTAAGTGACAAAGGGGGATAACCTATAATCGTTTATTTTGGAACCTTATTCACGTGAGCAAATAATTGAAAGGTGGCCTCTGTCTTTTCCTTTCACCCTGGACACCACATGAAGGTCAtgtatcaaatgacgatattttttctatcatttatCCCCACCTAAAATGTGCTTTGGGACGAACATCGACTCTGCGCATTAGGCGATTGAGTGATGATTGAAGGTCTTTTCAACTCTGCACATTAGGCAAACGTTAACAGGGTCGGGGGACGCTTGACCCACACCTTGAATCAACGGCCTTGGTCCCTCGGGAAGGGGTCACTTCTCGTCTATGAGCCCTCCTTAGTAATAGATCAATCCTTACCAATGTAAATCTGACCCTCCTTCGAGCATGGAGGTCGACAACAATAGAGGTTGATTTCTCGACCTTCGTGACTCGACAAAAGTGAAAGGGAAGGGTTGGGTTTCTTGACTTTCATACCTCAGATGGAGGAAGAGGTTCGGTTTCCCAACCTCCCTAGCTCGGTGAGGGCCACAAGTGAGGAGTGCGAGCATTGCTGATGGCGATCTATTACTGACCTACCCCTCCCATCATTGAGAGGCCCATCTCAGGTAGAGGAAACTCATCTTTTCCCAACCTAGTCGAGTTTCCCGATTGTCATGCTTCAAATAGATGAGGTGGTCGGGTTTCTCAACCTCCTTGGCAGAGTGACGACCACAAGCAATGGGTGCGAATGCTCCTAGTGATGGTCCATCATCGATCTACCCCTCTTCTTCTACTCACCATCGTGGTGGGTTGTAGGTGGTGTGGAGGTGGGCTCTTACTCAATTCATCCCCAAGGGACTTATGTCGGCCAACGGGTCCATAATGAGAATGTTGTGAAGCCTCCCATCATCGACCtacccctcttcttctcctcgctATTGAGTTGGGCCACAAGAGGAGTCGAGGTAGGCTGTAAGTGGCTTAGAGGTGGGGTCCTCTACTCATCCCTACGGAATCCATATGGGGCAATGGGTCGACAGCGGGGATGCTGCAAAGCCCCCCATCGCCAACTTGCCCCTCTTTTCATCTACTCTCCATTGAGGTGGGCTATGAGAGGAGCTAAAGCAAGCTATAAGCAATGCCCCTTTTCCTTTACTCACTATTAAGGAAGATTGAATGAGGAGCCAATGCAAGCTGTAGGTTGCACTGAGGTGGGCTCCTCCTCTGCTCATACTCGAGGGGCCCACGTTGGGCAACGAGTCCACAATGAGGATACT from Musa acuminata AAA Group cultivar baxijiao chromosome BXJ1-3, Cavendish_Baxijiao_AAA, whole genome shotgun sequence encodes the following:
- the LOC135585822 gene encoding uncharacterized protein LOC135585822, which codes for MERKQGFFSALREEVARGLSPGRSRSENPSTVAELLLPRRWRRQPPRGFPDELLVPASGSLAPLAEGPEGDDLGRRKEGWGRWVKGQLSRAPSASCRSSDLRFLLGVMGAPLAPVHVSPTNSLPPLSIKDTPIETSTAQYILQQYTAATGGLKLLSSIRNSYAMGKVTMVVSEFETASRVIKNRCSPKDAESGGFVLWQMAPDMWYVELAIGGSKVHAGCNGKLVWRHTPWLGAHAATGSVRPLRRALQGLDPLAVVNVFADAQCIGETKIDGEDCFILKLCADPQTLKARSEGSVEIIRHVFFGYFSQKTGLLTCMEDSHLTRIQSSAGGDAVYWETTINSRIHDYRPVEGMMIAHSGHSVVTLFRFGEVAMSHTKTRMEEAWSIEEVAFNVPGLSMDCFIPPADVKKDGSVSEARELPPQAERGRSTMAGSHRAKVAALEKSHDVSDDNIWWRVEV